A DNA window from Deltaproteobacteria bacterium contains the following coding sequences:
- a CDS encoding outer membrane beta-barrel domain-containing protein, producing MRTRNILLVLATLMLASSAFGAEPERVVVRNRLYSPEGQIELGVEASMSLINRLVSTNNFQVTGAYNFTNEWAVELFGGYALSGHTDIADQVNSEVASKPINTFQTVDDFAGLWEMKWNVAAGARWAPLYGKLNLFADLPVHFQAYLAGGPGVAGLERKSVTYCLAAPTKDQDGNTICDQPLDETRVAPMGQVGGGLRFWLGPKVVLRLEARDYFFPDKYQINIDRQLAAGGATDAGQQVGSPGFQNIIFLSAGLSYVF from the coding sequence ATGCGAACGCGGAACATCCTGCTCGTGCTCGCGACGCTGATGTTGGCGTCGAGCGCGTTCGGCGCCGAGCCCGAGCGCGTGGTGGTGCGCAACCGCCTCTACAGCCCCGAGGGCCAGATTGAGCTCGGCGTGGAAGCGAGCATGTCGCTCATCAACCGGCTCGTCTCCACCAACAACTTCCAGGTGACGGGCGCCTACAACTTCACCAACGAGTGGGCGGTGGAGCTGTTTGGCGGCTACGCGCTCTCGGGCCACACCGACATCGCGGATCAGGTGAACAGCGAGGTGGCCTCCAAGCCCATCAACACCTTCCAGACCGTCGACGACTTCGCCGGGCTCTGGGAGATGAAGTGGAACGTGGCGGCCGGGGCGCGCTGGGCGCCGCTCTACGGCAAGCTCAACCTCTTCGCCGACCTGCCGGTGCACTTCCAGGCGTACCTCGCCGGCGGCCCGGGCGTGGCCGGCCTGGAGCGCAAGAGCGTGACCTACTGCCTCGCGGCGCCCACCAAGGACCAGGACGGGAACACCATCTGCGATCAGCCGCTCGACGAGACCCGCGTGGCGCCGATGGGCCAGGTGGGCGGCGGCCTTCGCTTCTGGCTGGGGCCCAAGGTGGTGCTGCGGCTGGAGGCGCGCGACTACTTCTTCCCCGACAAGTACCAGATCAACATCGACCGTCAGCTGGCCGCGGGCGGCGCCACCGATGCGGGGCAGCAGGTGGGAAGCCCCGGCTTCCAGAACATCATCTTCCTCTCTGCCGGTCTGAGCTACGTCTTCTGA
- a CDS encoding tetratricopeptide repeat protein, with amino-acid sequence MRRTAILLAFALILAPQLAVADETETFVHAVGLYKAGTYADAAREFYELANGPKGNTRQQSEYYLAECFFGMKLYQSALSYYSGILDQGPNHPKYADSLVGLVKVDEALGDDVLIPSRLNKEYDTANNVLGSKDFPQDVLLKINYIVGRVNYEKGRYDDAISFLDTVTPDSLYFARAQYLRGVVLARSGKQNDAAIAFEKTLALKDDKVKYIELADIHDLALLGAARVAYGQGDYAKAVKYYESVPRFSRFWDQALFENGWARFQNEDLGGSLGSLQALHAPQFEGSFQPESWILSSTVYFFSCLYDEAKFALKSYEDNYLPMREKIQPLLEGDHDNEFFAHLLDEQNASQLPPAVRNWLLANSRLQGFRTFLGQLEAEKGQVAAVQTWRSSPMANELDQAIDAQRQLLTQVTGKFVKERLNDVVGTIKGFEGQVAIIRFETTKAEKEILESNTNIQARLEGQRLLRPEMPAEDWEYWSFQGEFWIDEIGYYQYTLKSGCAKAKTE; translated from the coding sequence ATGCGTCGCACGGCAATCCTCCTCGCCTTCGCGCTCATCCTGGCCCCGCAGCTCGCGGTGGCCGACGAGACGGAGACGTTCGTCCACGCGGTGGGCTTGTACAAGGCCGGCACCTACGCCGACGCCGCGCGCGAGTTCTACGAGCTCGCCAACGGCCCCAAGGGCAACACCCGCCAGCAGAGCGAGTACTACCTGGCCGAGTGCTTCTTCGGCATGAAGCTCTACCAGAGCGCGCTCAGCTACTATTCGGGCATCCTCGACCAGGGCCCCAACCACCCCAAGTACGCCGACTCGCTGGTGGGCCTGGTGAAGGTGGACGAGGCGCTGGGCGACGACGTGCTCATCCCGTCGCGTCTGAACAAGGAGTACGACACCGCCAACAACGTCCTGGGCAGCAAGGACTTCCCCCAGGATGTGCTGCTGAAGATCAACTACATCGTCGGCCGCGTGAACTACGAGAAGGGCCGCTACGACGACGCCATCTCGTTCCTCGACACCGTCACGCCCGACTCGCTCTACTTCGCGCGCGCCCAGTACCTCCGCGGCGTGGTGCTCGCCCGCAGCGGCAAGCAGAACGACGCCGCCATCGCCTTCGAGAAGACGCTCGCCCTCAAGGACGACAAGGTGAAGTACATCGAGCTCGCCGACATCCACGACCTGGCGCTGCTCGGCGCCGCGCGCGTGGCCTACGGCCAGGGCGACTACGCGAAGGCCGTGAAGTACTACGAGAGCGTCCCGCGCTTCTCCCGCTTCTGGGACCAGGCGCTGTTCGAGAACGGCTGGGCCCGCTTCCAGAACGAGGACCTGGGAGGTTCGCTCGGCTCGCTCCAGGCGCTCCACGCGCCGCAGTTCGAGGGCAGCTTCCAGCCCGAGTCGTGGATCTTGAGCTCCACGGTCTACTTCTTCTCGTGCCTGTACGACGAGGCCAAGTTCGCCCTCAAGAGCTACGAGGACAACTACCTCCCCATGCGCGAGAAGATTCAGCCGCTCCTCGAGGGCGACCACGACAACGAGTTCTTCGCACACCTGCTGGACGAGCAGAACGCCAGCCAGCTCCCGCCGGCCGTTCGCAACTGGCTGCTCGCCAACTCGCGTCTGCAGGGCTTCCGCACCTTCTTGGGCCAGCTGGAGGCCGAGAAGGGGCAGGTGGCCGCGGTGCAGACCTGGCGCAGCTCGCCCATGGCCAACGAGCTCGATCAGGCCATCGACGCCCAGCGCCAGCTGCTCACCCAGGTGACCGGCAAGTTCGTGAAGGAGCGCCTCAACGACGTGGTGGGCACCATCAAGGGCTTCGAAGGGCAGGTGGCCATCATCCGGTTCGAGACCACGAAGGCGGAGAAGGAGATCCTGGAGTCGAACACCAACATCCAGGCCCGCCTCGAGGGTCAGCGCCTGCTGCGTCCGGAGATGCCCGCCGAGGATTGGGAGTACTGGAGCTTCCAGGGCGAGTTCTGGATCGACGAGATTGGCTACTACCAGTACACGCTGAAGTCGGGCTGCGCGAAGGCCAAGACCGAATAG
- a CDS encoding outer membrane beta-barrel domain-containing protein, which produces MSLLRNRLFLAALAVSALALAPARGYAASDDDDDEIPPSAAQPNTTPTSPTPAKPATPASPAKPASPAPASTATPAPTPSATTEAPPAQPAQPTGPAVGGPEIKLTGGAPLNDPDVHVHTVQRKVLADKGRSEVVLFPAVAQVNGKFTNHLGVAAEYLYHFQENVAFQITPSYFYVNGESSFNEDLVNIARLQAQAATALTMIWNVEAGVEAAPIYGKFAFYEGNMASFALVIDAGVGVGQTRVQLRPSSVDEAGNTINATFGDTGYRFLGNVGGGFRVRFGEHWVARLEVRDQVYTAAVSSVNGCDATDLEQLVAGGQPVNASCNPAKFATAADGSQPDIPLARALVKTPSSDVLNQVLFFGGVAYVF; this is translated from the coding sequence ATGAGCCTGCTCCGAAACCGCCTCTTCCTCGCCGCGCTCGCCGTGAGCGCGCTGGCCCTCGCGCCCGCGCGCGGCTACGCGGCCAGCGACGACGACGACGACGAGATCCCGCCCTCGGCGGCCCAGCCGAACACCACGCCGACCTCGCCGACGCCGGCCAAGCCCGCCACGCCTGCCTCGCCGGCCAAGCCCGCCTCGCCCGCGCCGGCGTCGACCGCGACGCCCGCTCCGACGCCTTCGGCGACGACCGAGGCTCCCCCGGCGCAGCCCGCGCAGCCGACGGGACCCGCCGTGGGTGGTCCGGAGATCAAGCTCACCGGCGGGGCGCCGCTGAACGACCCGGACGTGCACGTGCACACCGTGCAGCGCAAGGTGCTCGCCGACAAGGGCCGCTCGGAGGTGGTGCTCTTCCCCGCGGTGGCGCAGGTGAACGGCAAGTTCACCAACCACCTGGGCGTCGCGGCCGAGTACCTGTACCACTTCCAGGAGAACGTCGCGTTTCAGATCACGCCCTCGTACTTCTACGTGAACGGCGAGAGCAGCTTCAACGAGGACCTGGTCAACATCGCCCGCCTGCAGGCCCAGGCCGCCACGGCGCTGACGATGATCTGGAACGTGGAGGCGGGCGTGGAGGCCGCGCCCATCTACGGCAAGTTCGCCTTCTACGAGGGCAACATGGCCAGCTTCGCGCTGGTCATCGACGCCGGCGTGGGCGTGGGTCAGACCCGCGTGCAGCTTCGCCCCTCGAGTGTGGACGAGGCGGGCAACACCATCAACGCCACCTTTGGCGACACTGGCTACCGCTTCCTGGGCAACGTGGGCGGCGGCTTCCGTGTGCGCTTCGGCGAGCACTGGGTGGCGCGCCTCGAGGTGCGCGACCAGGTGTACACCGCGGCCGTGTCCAGCGTGAACGGCTGCGACGCCACCGACCTGGAGCAGCTGGTGGCCGGCGGCCAGCCGGTGAACGCCTCCTGCAACCCCGCCAAGTTCGCCACCGCGGCGGACGGCAGCCAGCCCGACATCCCGCTGGCGCGCGCGCTCGTGAAGACGCCCTCGAGCGACGTGCTGAACCAGGTCCTGTTCTTCGGCGGCGTCGCGTACGTCTTCTAG